Proteins encoded together in one Pirellulales bacterium window:
- a CDS encoding DUF1501 domain-containing protein: MLTFRDSRNQFGRRAFLRAGAMSLGGLSLPGMLAHAAADQKRLLTGRSVIFLFLHGGPSQLETFDPKMSAPAGIRTTTGEIATRLPGVTFGSSLPKLAQMADRLAVVRSFTTGDGNHDIKPVVSRHTSRASVGALYARAVGATDSATGMPRTALLLPRAVDPTTGPGQTQFGRFDSTGSLGAGYSPFVPGAGGNLQQDMQLNLSTDRLTDRRALLIELDRVRWAFDDQGSAGGIDKLREQAFSSVVNGVAQAFDLAREEPRVVERYDTAPLVRPEAINSKWKNYPHYVDNAKSLGKLLLLARRLCEAGCGFVTVTTNFVWDMHADVNNAPVAEGMRYTGPPLDHAVSALVEDLHQRGLSDRILLVCCGEMGRTPRLNQHGGRDHWGNLAPLMLAGGGLPMGQVIGQSTRDGGQPQSDPVRIPNLVATILQRLVDPGELRVVRGMPTEVVQPATADPIPGLA; the protein is encoded by the coding sequence GGTCGCCGCGCATTCTTGCGCGCCGGGGCAATGTCGTTGGGCGGGCTGTCGCTTCCGGGAATGCTGGCCCACGCCGCAGCCGATCAGAAGCGATTGCTCACTGGCCGCTCGGTCATCTTTCTGTTTCTGCACGGCGGTCCCAGCCAGCTGGAGACGTTCGATCCCAAAATGTCGGCCCCGGCCGGCATCCGCACAACAACCGGCGAGATCGCCACGCGTTTGCCGGGAGTGACCTTCGGGTCGTCACTGCCGAAATTGGCACAAATGGCCGATCGACTGGCAGTCGTGCGCTCGTTTACCACCGGCGATGGCAATCATGACATCAAACCGGTGGTCAGCCGGCATACCAGCCGAGCAAGTGTTGGGGCGCTCTATGCCCGGGCCGTGGGAGCGACCGACTCAGCAACGGGCATGCCCCGTACGGCGCTGCTTTTGCCGCGCGCAGTCGATCCGACGACAGGTCCAGGCCAGACCCAGTTCGGTCGGTTCGATTCGACCGGCTCGCTCGGCGCCGGCTACTCACCGTTTGTGCCGGGCGCGGGGGGTAACTTGCAGCAGGACATGCAACTGAACTTGTCGACCGATCGTTTGACGGATCGCCGCGCGCTTTTAATCGAATTGGATCGGGTACGCTGGGCCTTCGATGACCAGGGTAGCGCAGGCGGAATCGACAAGCTGCGCGAGCAGGCATTCAGCAGCGTCGTGAACGGCGTAGCCCAGGCATTTGATCTGGCACGCGAAGAGCCGCGTGTCGTCGAGCGCTATGATACGGCCCCTTTGGTACGCCCCGAAGCGATCAACAGCAAGTGGAAGAACTACCCGCACTACGTCGACAACGCCAAGTCATTGGGCAAGCTATTGCTGTTGGCGCGCCGATTGTGTGAGGCAGGATGCGGATTCGTGACGGTCACGACCAATTTCGTGTGGGACATGCACGCCGACGTAAATAACGCACCGGTGGCTGAAGGAATGCGTTATACCGGGCCGCCGCTGGATCACGCCGTGTCGGCCCTGGTCGAGGATTTGCATCAACGCGGCCTCAGCGATCGCATTCTGCTGGTATGCTGCGGCGAAATGGGGCGCACCCCGCGATTGAATCAGCACGGCGGTCGCGACCACTGGGGCAATCTGGCACCGCTGATGCTTGCTGGCGGAGGGTTGCCGATGGGGCAGGTCATTGGTCAATCGACACGCGACGGCGGCCAGCCGCAGAGTGACCCCGTTCGCATTCCCAATCTGGTCGCGACAATTTTGCAGCGGCTTGTCGACCCAGGTGAGCTACGCGTGGTGCGCGGCATGCCTACAGAAGTCGTACAACCGGCCACGGCCGATCCGATTCCCGGCTTGGCATAG
- the epmA gene encoding EF-P lysine aminoacylase EpmA: MNEDNCDKRHATVPDNWRPTASWDMLRRRAALLTRLRAFFECRGFLEVETPLLSADTVVDRHLDPFAVPVARSQDSGSPSSFWLQTSPEFAMKRLLAAGGEAIFQVAHAFRSDESGALHNPEFTLVEWYRRGDTMTVGMRLLSELCQELLATPPAVPLTYQDAFQRHVGIDPHAATTEELIAAVRHRKIAAPESLATDDRDSWLDLLLVSLVEPHLGHDAPVLLQDYPPSQAALAIIRDGNPPVAERFELYVRGIELANGYHELLDPAALRERNQVNNAARRIEGKELLPVDSRLLAAMEAGLPAATGVALGFDRMVMLAVGAQHIADVMAFPFDRA; encoded by the coding sequence ATGAACGAGGACAACTGCGACAAACGGCATGCGACGGTGCCTGACAACTGGCGTCCGACGGCGAGCTGGGACATGCTGCGCCGGCGCGCGGCGCTCTTAACTCGCTTGCGCGCGTTCTTCGAGTGCCGTGGGTTTCTCGAGGTCGAAACACCGCTACTATCTGCCGATACGGTCGTCGATCGGCATCTGGACCCGTTTGCCGTGCCGGTCGCCCGTTCGCAGGATAGCGGCAGCCCGTCGAGCTTTTGGCTGCAAACTTCGCCCGAGTTTGCCATGAAACGACTGCTGGCCGCTGGCGGAGAGGCAATTTTTCAGGTGGCGCACGCTTTCCGCAGCGACGAGTCGGGAGCGCTTCACAATCCGGAATTCACTTTGGTGGAATGGTATCGTCGCGGTGACACGATGACCGTCGGAATGCGACTGCTCTCGGAGCTTTGCCAAGAGTTGTTGGCGACGCCGCCGGCCGTGCCATTGACATATCAAGATGCCTTCCAGCGGCACGTCGGTATCGACCCGCATGCGGCCACCACTGAAGAATTGATCGCCGCGGTACGCCACCGCAAAATCGCCGCGCCGGAAAGCCTCGCGACTGACGATCGGGACAGCTGGCTCGACTTGCTCCTCGTATCCTTGGTCGAGCCGCACCTGGGACACGACGCGCCCGTGCTACTTCAGGACTACCCGCCCTCGCAAGCGGCACTGGCAATCATCCGCGACGGCAATCCGCCGGTCGCCGAACGGTTCGAGCTATACGTGCGCGGCATTGAGCTGGCCAACGGATATCACGAGTTGCTCGACCCGGCCGCGTTGCGCGAACGCAATCAGGTAAACAACGCGGCTCGTCGGATCGAAGGCAAAGAGCTGCTGCCAGTGGACAGTCGCCTTTTAGCGGCCATGGAGGCCGGATTACCCGCGGCGACGGGCGTGGCGCTAGGTTTCGATCGCATGGTGATGCTGGCCGTCGGTGCGCAGCACATCGCGGACGTGATGGCGTTCCCCTTCGACCGCGCGTAG